One window from the genome of Paraneptunicella aestuarii encodes:
- a CDS encoding tRNA-(ms[2]io[6]A)-hydroxylase produces the protein MRGIHSAIKDIVLELRFKTPAQWTEAVMDDFDTFLIDHAAAEKKASGMAMSMLSHYPDKERLVKAMIDLSIEEMTHFRKVVKLLYQRGLTPGADTKDPYVNEFRKSFRKGSDVYLLDRLLVGGIVEARGCERFGLVAEALPVGKMKDFYQEITQSEAKHHTLFVDLAGDYFAEDVIQARLSELLDIEAEIVAALPISAALH, from the coding sequence ATGCGCGGCATTCACTCAGCAATTAAAGACATTGTTTTGGAATTACGATTTAAAACACCTGCACAATGGACAGAGGCGGTTATGGATGATTTCGATACATTCCTGATCGACCATGCGGCAGCAGAGAAAAAAGCCTCGGGCATGGCGATGTCCATGTTGTCTCATTACCCGGACAAAGAGCGTTTGGTAAAAGCCATGATTGACCTGTCAATTGAGGAAATGACACATTTTAGAAAAGTAGTGAAGTTGCTATATCAACGTGGGCTAACGCCGGGAGCCGATACCAAAGACCCTTATGTAAACGAGTTTCGTAAGTCCTTTCGTAAGGGGAGCGATGTCTACCTGCTGGATCGGTTATTGGTCGGTGGCATCGTCGAAGCACGAGGTTGTGAACGTTTTGGTTTGGTCGCGGAAGCGCTGCCGGTTGGAAAAATGAAAGACTTCTATCAGGAAATTACCCAATCAGAAGCCAAGCATCATACGTTGTTTGTGGATTTGGCGGGCGACTATTTTGCTGAGGATGTGATTCAGGCTCGGTTGTCAGAGCTGCTTGATATTGAGGCAGAAATTGTTGCTGCTTTGCCTATT
- a CDS encoding Nramp family divalent metal transporter — MRKLGPGFLITAAFIGPGTVTTATMAGAQFGYTLVWVVCFSVIATMILQEMAARLGIVTQKGLAEAMRLSIDNIVLRSLALLLVICAIGVGNTAYQAGNFTGAALGLQSILGGEITQWVLVIAAFSAALLATGIYAVIRMVLTLLVFIMSAVFIVTMWISNPDFSAIFEGVLSPSIPEGGLLTTIALIGTTIVPYNLFLHASLAKHNIANRTENNQTMYVFNNDMTSARTDSGIAIGLGGLITLAIVCTSAASFFAHGVTATSENLALQLEPLLGEHAKLFFAAGLLSAGVTSAVTAPLAAAYTICGVFGWSVSPKAIAFRIVWFLVLAIGAAVCFTGIKPLNAILFAQASNGLLLPIIAGFLLWVMNRRDILGDYTNGPISNTFGGAIVVLVSALGIYKLVSIF; from the coding sequence ATGCGCAAACTTGGTCCTGGATTTCTTATAACGGCCGCTTTCATTGGCCCCGGTACAGTCACCACAGCAACAATGGCAGGAGCCCAATTCGGTTACACTCTGGTTTGGGTGGTCTGCTTCTCAGTCATTGCGACTATGATTTTGCAGGAAATGGCCGCTCGATTAGGCATTGTGACCCAAAAAGGTCTAGCTGAAGCCATGAGACTGAGCATTGATAATATCGTCTTGCGCAGCTTGGCTCTGCTACTGGTCATTTGTGCTATTGGTGTTGGAAATACAGCGTATCAGGCTGGTAACTTCACAGGCGCGGCGCTTGGTTTACAGAGCATTCTGGGCGGTGAAATCACCCAATGGGTTCTGGTTATTGCCGCATTTTCAGCGGCCTTGTTAGCAACCGGGATCTATGCCGTTATCCGCATGGTGTTAACCCTGTTGGTATTCATTATGAGTGCCGTATTTATTGTTACCATGTGGATATCCAATCCCGATTTCAGTGCCATCTTTGAAGGTGTACTATCGCCCTCTATTCCCGAAGGTGGCTTGCTTACAACCATTGCTCTGATTGGCACGACAATTGTGCCCTATAACCTTTTCCTGCATGCAAGTCTTGCCAAGCACAACATCGCCAACCGTACCGAAAACAACCAGACCATGTATGTGTTTAACAACGACATGACCAGTGCTCGCACCGACAGCGGTATCGCCATTGGGCTTGGCGGGCTTATTACACTGGCAATTGTATGCACTTCCGCAGCCAGCTTTTTCGCTCATGGAGTTACTGCAACCTCGGAAAATCTGGCTTTGCAACTTGAACCTTTACTTGGTGAACATGCCAAATTGTTCTTTGCAGCAGGTTTACTCAGTGCTGGCGTAACCAGTGCAGTTACGGCTCCATTGGCCGCGGCCTATACCATCTGCGGTGTTTTTGGCTGGTCGGTATCGCCCAAAGCCATCGCTTTCAGAATTGTCTGGTTTTTAGTGCTCGCCATTGGCGCAGCTGTTTGTTTTACTGGCATCAAGCCATTAAATGCCATTTTGTTTGCTCAAGCCAGCAATGGCTTGCTGCTTCCTATCATTGCAGGATTTTTGCTTTGGGTAATGAATAGACGAGACATTCTGGGGGACTATACCAATGGCCCTATCAGCAACACCTTTGGTGGCGCAATCGTGGTTTTGGTTTCCGCACTGGGTATTTACAAATTAGTCAGTATCTTTTAA